One genomic segment of Arachis duranensis cultivar V14167 chromosome 4, aradu.V14167.gnm2.J7QH, whole genome shotgun sequence includes these proteins:
- the LOC107485385 gene encoding uncharacterized protein LOC107485385 yields the protein MERGDGGCGGGLSHASHDSHGSSVSMRRRKVNAHDGSCFCGLKTVIKKSGTAENPNRLFHACPRYRKGSHCNYFKWVDDDEFEAVGVCGTKKDAGADIEVEGKNDEWRVKVAWKLGTLEAEVRALKLLMILLFVVVVILCCFLCTSK from the exons ATGGAGAGAGGAGATGGTGGTTGTGGTGGCGGTTTGTCACATGCATCGCACGACAGTCATGGATCCAGTGTTTCGATGCGAAGGAGGAAGGTGAATGCTCATGATGGATCATGTTTTTGTGGGCTGAAGACTGTGATTAAGAAATCTGGGACAGCGGAGAATCCGAATAGATTGTTCCATGCATGTCCAAGGTACAGG AAGGGCAGTCACTGCAATTATTTTAAGtgggttgatgatgatgaatttgAAGCAGTGGGTGTGTGTGGTACAAAGAAAGATGCAGGAGCTGATATAGAGGTTGAAGGTAAGAATGATGAATGGAGGGTGAAGGTGGCATGGAAGTTGGGCACTTTAGAAGCTGAAGTTAGAGCTTTGAAACTGCTAATGATTTTGCTGTTTGTAGTAGTTGTGATACTTTGTTGTTTCTTATGTACTTCTAAATGA